A stretch of Clostridium sp. BJN0001 DNA encodes these proteins:
- a CDS encoding type II secretion system F family protein → MSASIADIYKTGIPLKHALYLIYDSLSDKKYKKSILEIINMINSGKSLSEGFSVYKNLYPDFFTGMVSIGEENGKLYEVFLGLKNFYEKINLIRSKIFSSLSYPIFILCLIFILGIVLINLLIPNFYQIYISMNIKPDNACRVCYLFIQYVNKNLIFSLSVFFIWGIIIPYYFLKVIKKAVNIRLFKKIKIMRLFIEYRIILILSIIISSGVNISSGLSFSIKGVKSEIIKNGLISIKKSISFGNTFYESLKNSGLCSEKTLSIIKISEESGTLSRSLTNISSEIERILNIKINRYLSFIEPALIILTGILILVFMIIFVLPIFTNLQYGMHKKI, encoded by the coding sequence TTGTCAGCAAGTATAGCGGATATTTATAAAACAGGAATACCTCTTAAGCATGCACTTTATCTTATTTATGATTCATTAAGTGATAAAAAATATAAAAAGAGTATTCTAGAAATAATTAATATGATTAATTCAGGAAAAAGTTTATCAGAAGGTTTTTCAGTATATAAAAATCTTTATCCGGATTTTTTTACAGGCATGGTATCTATAGGAGAAGAAAATGGAAAGCTCTATGAAGTTTTTTTAGGACTTAAAAATTTTTATGAAAAGATAAATCTTATAAGAAGTAAAATATTTTCATCATTATCATATCCTATTTTTATACTTTGTCTAATATTTATTCTTGGAATAGTACTTATAAATCTTTTGATTCCAAATTTTTATCAGATTTATATTTCTATGAATATTAAACCAGATAATGCATGTAGAGTATGTTATTTATTTATTCAATATGTTAATAAGAATTTGATTTTTTCTCTATCTGTATTTTTTATATGGGGAATAATAATTCCATATTATTTTTTAAAAGTAATAAAAAAGGCTGTTAATATTAGATTGTTTAAGAAAATAAAAATAATGAGGCTTTTTATAGAATATCGAATTATATTAATATTATCAATAATTATTTCATCTGGAGTAAATATTTCATCAGGACTTTCATTTTCAATAAAAGGTGTTAAATCAGAAATTATTAAAAATGGACTTATTTCTATAAAGAAGAGTATTTCATTTGGAAACACTTTTTATGAATCATTAAAAAATAGCGGTTTATGTTCTGAAAAAACTCTTTCGATTATAAAAATAAGTGAAGAAAGCGGAACGCTTAGTAGATCACTTACTAATATATCATCTGAAATTGAAAGAATATTAAACATAAAAATAAATAGATATTTATCATTTATTGAACCTGCTTTAATAATTCTTACAGGAATTTTGATACTTGTATTTATGATAATATTTGTCTTACCTATCTTTACAAATCTTCAGTATGGGATGCACAAAAAGATATGA
- a CDS encoding MurR/RpiR family transcriptional regulator, with protein sequence MSDVYRKIAEKIPKMSKAQEKIAKYILLNQTKTPFLTVENLAKYSGVSIATVTRFVIFIGYNGYPEFLKETQKTLQQHVVDTEKMNKENRDDDSRDDNVFDIFKNDINDINSTMKNVNLIEVENALEILEKCERLFIIANGNIRSLGMMLKNSMEFMFKNVTIIDNIDQIGRMINVPSANDVAISISVDKCHKETVQIFTYLKKKGINTISITDSMLSPLVPYADANLIAHMRRNTKTESFVAPLSLINVIISLLEKRKGDDYKRRIEKLNETYEEFNLIV encoded by the coding sequence ATGAGTGATGTTTATAGAAAAATTGCAGAAAAGATACCTAAGATGAGTAAGGCTCAGGAAAAAATAGCAAAATATATTTTATTAAATCAAACTAAGACACCTTTTTTAACTGTAGAAAATTTAGCTAAATATTCTGGAGTAAGTATTGCAACTGTTACTCGATTTGTAATATTTATAGGATATAATGGATATCCTGAATTTCTAAAAGAAACACAGAAAACACTTCAGCAACATGTTGTAGATACAGAAAAAATGAATAAAGAAAATAGAGATGATGATAGCAGAGATGATAATGTATTTGATATTTTTAAAAATGATATTAATGATATTAATAGTACGATGAAAAATGTTAATTTAATAGAAGTTGAAAATGCTTTAGAGATTCTAGAAAAATGTGAAAGATTATTTATAATTGCAAATGGAAATATACGTTCTCTTGGAATGATGCTTAAAAATTCTATGGAATTCATGTTTAAAAATGTAACAATAATTGATAATATAGATCAAATAGGAAGAATGATTAATGTACCATCAGCTAATGATGTGGCTATTTCTATAAGTGTTGATAAATGTCATAAAGAAACAGTTCAAATTTTTACATATCTAAAGAAAAAGGGAATTAATACAATATCAATTACAGATAGCATGTTATCTCCGCTTGTTCCTTATGCAGATGCAAATCTTATTGCACATATGAGAAGAAATACGAAGACAGAATCATTTGTAGCACCACTTAGTCTTATTAATGTTATAATATCACTTCTTGAAAAGAGAAAAGGAGATGATTACAAAAGAAGAATAGAAAAACTTAATGAGACATATGAAGAATTTAATTTAATAGTATGA
- a CDS encoding class I SAM-dependent RNA methyltransferase, whose protein sequence is MDFDLIATSTFGIEGILAKELRALGYEDLKIENGKVTFSGDEMDIAIANIHLRTADRVLIKLAEFKAVTFEELFQGTKKVEWSRLIPKNGVMHVVGKSIKSTLHSVPDCQSIVKKAVVESMKGSYDVDLFEENGPVFKIEVAILKDIVTLTIDTSGDGLHKRGYRELAGAAPLKETLAASMVLLSRWDRKLSLVDPFCGSGTILIEAAMIAHNIAPGINRKFVCESWPLMSSNVFSIVREGARKAQKNNDVKIIGYDIDYKVMKVAMENAKKANVAEYIEFQKRDFMEFSSHSKYGFIISNPPYGERIGDEETLNILYSHLGDMIKKYNNWDFNILTSFEPFEKVVRSSSTKNRKLYNGRIKCYYYQYFNNELIKNDGDTVIKALIG, encoded by the coding sequence ATGGATTTTGATTTAATTGCAACCAGTACATTTGGAATAGAAGGAATTTTAGCAAAGGAATTAAGAGCTCTTGGTTATGAGGATTTAAAAATTGAAAACGGAAAAGTTACATTTAGTGGTGATGAAATGGATATAGCAATTGCTAATATTCATTTAAGGACTGCAGATAGAGTTCTTATAAAGCTTGCAGAATTTAAAGCTGTGACATTTGAGGAATTGTTTCAGGGAACAAAGAAGGTTGAGTGGAGCAGGCTTATACCTAAAAATGGTGTTATGCATGTTGTTGGAAAATCAATAAAATCAACACTACATAGTGTGCCTGATTGCCAGTCTATAGTTAAAAAAGCTGTAGTTGAAAGTATGAAAGGAAGCTATGATGTAGACCTATTTGAAGAGAATGGACCTGTATTTAAAATAGAAGTTGCTATATTAAAAGATATTGTAACTCTTACTATAGATACATCTGGTGATGGTCTTCATAAAAGGGGATATAGAGAGCTTGCAGGAGCTGCACCTCTTAAAGAAACTCTTGCTGCATCAATGGTTTTACTTTCAAGATGGGATAGAAAGCTATCTCTTGTAGATCCTTTCTGTGGATCAGGAACAATACTTATAGAAGCAGCAATGATTGCACATAACATTGCACCAGGAATAAATAGAAAATTTGTATGTGAAAGCTGGCCTCTTATGTCATCAAATGTATTTTCTATTGTTAGAGAAGGTGCAAGAAAGGCTCAGAAGAACAATGACGTTAAAATAATAGGTTATGATATTGACTATAAAGTAATGAAAGTTGCAATGGAAAATGCTAAAAAAGCTAATGTTGCAGAGTATATAGAATTTCAAAAACGTGATTTTATGGAATTTAGCAGTCATAGTAAGTATGGATTTATTATTTCAAATCCTCCTTATGGTGAAAGAATAGGTGATGAAGAGACTTTAAATATATTATATTCACATCTAGGAGATATGATAAAGAAATATAATAACTGGGATTTTAATATTCTTACATCTTTTGAGCCATTTGAAAAAGTAGTAAGATCATCGTCTACTAAAAATAGAAAGCTATATAATGGAAGAATAAAATGTTATTACTATCAATATTTTAATAATGAACTTATTAAAAATGATGGTGACACAGTAATAAAAGCTCTTATTGGATAG
- a CDS encoding NFACT RNA binding domain-containing protein, whose protein sequence is MALDGMFLHSLISNISDIVIDSKIDKINQPEKDEIILTLRKNRKNYKLLVSSSPQFARIHITDIQKENPIKAPMYLMVLRKYIMGGIIKNIYQKSNDRIVIIDIQNSDELGFNSMYSLIIEIMGRHSNITLVRERDRKIMECIKHITADMNSYRVLYPGIKYINPPESKKLNPFDFTFSDFSLYISKNELEFNQDFFLNTFTGISRLFSNNLYEEFKMDNDLLVKGEIYDKFKSYISTLDEKISYNLYTSKMGLLVDFYFTHLPCLEKELEYTKYENPNKLLDDFYSKKDKQDRILSRSSNLQKLIHTNLERCIKKSKILNKTLKECTKKETYRLKGDLLTSNIYKIKRGDSQIKVLNYYNEESEEYIIINLDSSKSPSYNIQRYYKKYNKLKASEKHASMELNKNNEEENYLNSVLTNILNAEDYKDIDEIKNELIQTGYIKFKKKNKGPKVKESKPHHFISSDGIDIFVGRNNIQNDNLSLKSANKNYMWLHTKNLPGSHVIIASYDIPDNTLLEAAIIASYYSKGKNSPKQSVDYTKVKELRKPSGAKPGMVIYHTNKTITVNPADFSRLKIKHI, encoded by the coding sequence ATGGCATTAGATGGAATGTTTTTACATAGTCTCATCTCAAATATCAGTGATATAGTTATAGATTCAAAAATAGATAAGATAAACCAACCAGAAAAAGATGAGATTATTTTAACTTTAAGAAAAAATAGAAAAAACTATAAATTACTTGTAAGTTCTTCACCACAATTTGCAAGAATTCATATAACAGATATTCAAAAAGAAAATCCTATAAAAGCCCCTATGTATCTTATGGTTCTTCGAAAATACATAATGGGAGGAATAATTAAAAATATATACCAAAAAAGCAATGATAGAATCGTAATAATAGATATTCAAAATTCCGATGAACTCGGCTTTAACAGTATGTATTCATTAATAATTGAAATAATGGGCCGTCATTCTAATATAACTTTAGTAAGAGAACGTGACAGAAAAATTATGGAATGTATAAAACACATAACAGCAGATATGAATAGTTATAGAGTTTTATATCCCGGCATTAAATATATTAATCCACCAGAATCTAAAAAACTTAATCCTTTTGATTTTACATTTAGTGATTTTTCTTTATATATAAGCAAAAATGAACTTGAATTCAATCAGGATTTCTTCTTAAATACATTTACAGGAATAAGTAGATTATTTTCTAATAATTTATACGAAGAATTTAAAATGGATAATGATCTTCTAGTAAAAGGAGAAATATATGATAAATTCAAATCATATATAAGTACATTAGATGAAAAAATATCATATAATCTTTACACGTCAAAGATGGGATTATTAGTTGACTTTTACTTTACACATTTACCTTGTCTTGAAAAAGAGCTTGAATATACAAAATATGAAAATCCTAATAAACTTCTTGATGATTTTTATTCTAAAAAAGATAAACAAGACAGAATTTTAAGCAGATCATCAAATCTTCAAAAACTTATCCATACTAATTTAGAAAGATGTATAAAGAAAAGTAAAATTTTAAATAAAACTCTTAAAGAATGTACTAAAAAAGAAACATATAGATTAAAAGGTGATCTTTTAACTTCTAACATTTACAAAATAAAAAGAGGCGACTCTCAGATAAAAGTTTTAAACTACTATAATGAGGAATCTGAAGAATACATAATTATTAATCTTGATTCTTCAAAATCCCCTTCTTATAATATTCAAAGATATTATAAAAAATATAATAAATTAAAAGCATCAGAAAAACATGCTTCAATGGAACTTAATAAAAATAATGAAGAAGAAAATTATTTAAATTCTGTTTTAACTAATATTTTAAATGCAGAAGATTATAAAGATATTGATGAAATAAAAAACGAACTTATTCAGACTGGATATATAAAATTTAAGAAGAAAAATAAAGGACCAAAAGTAAAAGAATCTAAACCTCATCATTTTATTTCAAGTGATGGAATAGATATATTTGTTGGAAGAAATAATATACAAAACGATAACTTAAGTTTAAAATCAGCAAACAAAAATTATATGTGGCTGCACACAAAAAATTTGCCAGGGTCTCACGTTATTATTGCCTCATATGATATTCCTGATAATACTCTACTTGAAGCTGCAATAATAGCATCGTATTATAGTAAAGGTAAAAATTCTCCAAAACAATCTGTTGATTACACAAAAGTAAAAGAACTTAGAAAACCAAGTGGTGCAAAACCAGGTATGGTCATTTATCATACAAATAAAACAATAACAGTAAATCCAGCAGATTTTTCAAGACTTAAAATAAAACACATATAA
- a CDS encoding DUF5050 domain-containing protein produces MKLNFKIMLYLLSIMIFVVSIYGCESAKTENESYLKDNYDISLNYGAVNISEDGKYNIENYVDGKYDNIAEDKVIIDYDMDTKSFLSSEKGFLYINRNEKKFKTSDENYIDAKISPKAKYFSYFIDDTGYKLRVFKTDKNEEVKIESDITISGTIYDWFDDHTLIYYGVKNDGTNGLFTYDIDSKEEKMFYEIKDGFLAYLKSYDEHIVYLQVNMENKKTLVKINKDTEESNIITEKIEHITDMIESNGKIYFTGKIEDNSDSLYVIENNKVKRLIFDFPVKTETSKGLSKDSEGNILFVGMKDTNDTKVQIFSYEKDGTISVISKKSSDFEFIKIE; encoded by the coding sequence ATGAAACTTAATTTCAAAATAATGTTATATCTGCTATCCATTATGATTTTTGTTGTATCTATTTATGGATGTGAAAGTGCAAAAACAGAAAATGAATCATATTTAAAAGACAACTATGATATAAGCTTAAATTATGGAGCTGTAAATATAAGTGAAGATGGAAAATATAATATAGAAAATTATGTTGACGGAAAATATGATAATATAGCAGAAGATAAAGTTATTATTGATTATGATATGGATACAAAAAGTTTTCTGTCATCAGAAAAAGGTTTTCTTTATATAAATAGAAATGAGAAGAAATTTAAAACTTCTGATGAAAATTATATAGATGCAAAAATATCACCAAAAGCAAAATATTTTTCTTATTTTATAGATGATACTGGATATAAATTAAGAGTATTTAAAACAGATAAAAATGAAGAAGTTAAAATAGAATCTGATATCACAATTTCAGGAACTATATATGACTGGTTTGACGATCATACACTTATATATTATGGTGTAAAAAATGATGGAACAAACGGACTTTTTACATATGATATTGACAGTAAAGAAGAAAAAATGTTTTATGAAATAAAAGATGGTTTCTTAGCATACTTAAAATCTTATGATGAGCATATTGTGTATCTTCAGGTTAATATGGAAAATAAAAAAACACTTGTAAAGATAAATAAAGATACTGAAGAAAGCAATATTATAACAGAAAAAATAGAACATATTACTGATATGATAGAAAGTAATGGAAAAATATATTTCACAGGTAAAATAGAAGATAATAGTGATTCTTTATATGTTATTGAAAACAATAAAGTAAAGAGACTTATTTTTGATTTTCCAGTAAAAACAGAAACATCTAAAGGACTTTCAAAAGATTCTGAAGGAAATATACTTTTTGTTGGAATGAAGGATACAAATGACACGAAAGTACAAATATTTTCTTATGAAAAGGATGGAACTATATCTGTAATTTCAAAAAAATCATCTGATTTTGAATTCATAAAAATAGAATGA
- the dapF gene encoding diaminopimelate epimerase — MDFIKMQGAGNDFVFVQDIEDKIQNETELAVKLCNRHYGIGGDGLIIVRKSDKADARMIIINKDGSYANMCGNGIRCFGRYVYENGIVKSKKFKVETGDGIKNIEVITDKNDAVKYIRVFMGKPSFDGKDIPLNGIDKLFNQNVDINGKEYILTTVLVGVPHTIVIEKDIDFDVEKDGPSIEKFKLFKEGTNVNFVKVINNDTIRVRTWERGAGYTLACGTGCSASAYISKKLGLVNQNGEINVNAPGGKLIIEPSDEGIYMKGEAELVFKGKVRI; from the coding sequence ATGGATTTTATTAAAATGCAAGGAGCTGGAAATGATTTTGTATTTGTTCAGGATATAGAAGACAAGATTCAAAATGAAACAGAACTTGCTGTTAAATTATGTAACAGACATTATGGTATAGGTGGAGATGGACTTATAATTGTAAGAAAATCAGATAAAGCCGATGCAAGAATGATTATAATAAATAAGGATGGCTCATACGCTAATATGTGTGGGAACGGCATAAGGTGTTTTGGAAGATATGTTTATGAAAATGGAATTGTTAAAAGTAAAAAATTTAAAGTAGAGACTGGAGACGGTATTAAAAATATTGAAGTTATAACTGACAAAAATGATGCTGTTAAATACATAAGAGTATTTATGGGTAAGCCTTCATTTGATGGTAAAGATATACCGTTAAATGGAATAGATAAGCTTTTTAATCAGAACGTAGATATAAATGGGAAAGAATATATTTTAACTACAGTTTTAGTTGGAGTGCCACATACTATAGTAATAGAAAAGGATATAGATTTTGATGTTGAAAAAGATGGCCCATCTATAGAAAAATTTAAATTATTTAAAGAGGGTACAAATGTTAACTTTGTAAAAGTTATAAATAATGATACTATAAGAGTAAGAACATGGGAAAGAGGAGCAGGTTATACATTAGCTTGTGGCACTGGATGTTCTGCATCAGCATATATTTCAAAAAAACTTGGTCTTGTTAATCAAAATGGAGAAATAAATGTTAATGCACCAGGTGGAAAGCTAATAATCGAACCGTCTGATGAAGGAATTTATATGAAAGGTGAAGCAGAGCTTGTGTTTAAAGGAAAAGTTCGTATTTAA
- a CDS encoding GspE/PulE family protein, whose product MEPHEKDTDIRYRINGMLQLMYKINKNRYIKLISKIKNDSNMDITNRRNPQDGKMRFILEDIHYDLRISSIPLIFGEKIVIRIIYKDKTEFSLKNLYLSEKKVELIKRMISLKTGLILINGPTGSGKSTSLAAILKELDGKNVNITTIEDPVEIIMPHVNQMNLNEKIGITFESGLRSILRQDPDIIMVGEIRDKKTAEMAIRSSITGHKVLSTIHTSDAKEVFERLSNMGIDRYLIDECISGIISQRLIRILCDECKEIDKEHSKENCIVYKKKGCSKCNYSGYGSRRLISSVYLFKGKDSLKSTDIDKISNKDMIYDLDNLLKKGMIGHMDYMDFIKGEGIL is encoded by the coding sequence ATAGAGCCACATGAGAAGGATACTGATATTCGATATAGAATAAATGGTATGCTTCAGCTTATGTATAAAATAAATAAGAATAGATATATAAAACTTATCTCAAAAATAAAAAATGATTCTAATATGGATATTACAAATAGGAGAAATCCTCAGGATGGAAAAATGAGATTTATATTGGAAGATATTCACTACGATTTAAGAATATCATCTATTCCTTTAATTTTTGGAGAGAAAATAGTAATAAGAATTATATATAAAGATAAAACAGAATTTTCATTGAAAAATTTATACTTATCAGAGAAAAAAGTTGAACTTATAAAAAGAATGATAAGTTTAAAAACAGGACTTATCCTTATAAATGGTCCTACAGGAAGCGGAAAGTCAACTTCTCTTGCAGCAATATTGAAAGAATTAGATGGAAAAAATGTTAATATAACAACGATAGAAGATCCAGTTGAGATAATTATGCCACATGTAAATCAAATGAATCTTAATGAAAAGATAGGGATTACGTTTGAAAGTGGTCTTAGAAGTATACTTAGGCAGGATCCTGATATTATAATGGTCGGAGAAATAAGAGATAAGAAAACAGCAGAAATGGCAATAAGATCATCTATAACAGGACATAAAGTTTTAAGTACAATTCATACAAGTGATGCAAAAGAAGTTTTTGAAAGACTTAGCAATATGGGTATAGATAGATATCTTATAGATGAATGTATATCAGGTATAATATCTCAAAGGCTTATCCGAATATTATGTGATGAATGTAAAGAAATAGATAAAGAACATAGTAAAGAAAATTGTATAGTTTATAAGAAAAAAGGATGCTCAAAATGTAATTACTCGGGTTATGGTTCAAGAAGGCTTATAAGTTCAGTATATCTTTTTAAAGGAAAAGATTCGTTAAAGAGTACAGATATAGATAAAATTAGTAATAAGGATATGATTTACGATTTAGATAATCTTTTAAAAAAGGGAATGATAGGACATATGGATTATATGGATTTCATAAAGGGGGAAGGAATATTATAA
- a CDS encoding DivIVA domain-containing protein: MKLTPMDINNKEFKKSLRGYNPDEVDEFLDQIVDSYEELYKTNLQLKEKLQDTNEKVEHYADIEATIKNTLLLAQNAAEQAKASAKKESEILVKNANETAQKILDKAHNDVLVINDEYGKVKQEFIKFRTKYRNFMTVQMDTFEALEKDFMKNTNITEPVDENEENSGRNEEIETNAEKLDKKVCEKEAMIKEENSDAVKSETKEDKVADDELSQIKSFFVNEK, from the coding sequence ATGAAATTAACACCAATGGATATAAACAATAAAGAATTTAAGAAATCTCTTAGAGGATATAATCCAGATGAGGTTGATGAGTTTTTAGATCAGATAGTTGATAGTTATGAAGAACTCTATAAAACAAATCTTCAGCTTAAAGAAAAACTTCAAGATACGAATGAAAAGGTTGAGCATTATGCAGACATTGAAGCTACAATAAAAAACACATTGCTTTTAGCACAGAATGCTGCAGAACAGGCAAAAGCATCTGCTAAGAAGGAATCAGAGATTCTTGTAAAAAATGCTAATGAAACAGCACAAAAAATATTAGATAAAGCTCATAATGATGTGCTTGTCATAAATGATGAATATGGTAAAGTTAAACAGGAATTTATAAAGTTTAGAACAAAATATAGAAATTTTATGACAGTTCAGATGGATACTTTTGAAGCGCTTGAAAAAGATTTTATGAAAAATACTAATATTACTGAACCTGTTGATGAGAATGAAGAAAATTCAGGAAGAAATGAAGAGATTGAAACAAACGCTGAAAAACTTGATAAAAAAGTTTGTGAAAAAGAAGCTATGATTAAAGAAGAAAATTCAGATGCAGTTAAAAGTGAAACTAAAGAAGATAAAGTAGCCGATGATGAATTAAGCCAGATAAAAAGTTTCTTTGTAAATGAAAAATAA
- the efp gene encoding elongation factor P, with product MISAGDLRKGTTFELDGQVFTVTDFLHVKPGKGAAFVRTKLRNVISGGVVDRTFNPTEKLQEAVIERKEMQYLYNDGELYYFMDQETFEQIPLNKDKVEEAIRFLKENMFATIKFFKGEAFSVEAPNFVELQITESEPGVKGNTATNSLKPATLETGAIVNVPMFVNEGDVIRIDTRTGEYMERV from the coding sequence ATGATATCAGCAGGAGATTTAAGAAAAGGAACAACTTTTGAGCTTGATGGACAAGTATTTACAGTAACAGACTTTTTACATGTAAAGCCAGGTAAAGGAGCTGCCTTTGTAAGAACAAAATTAAGAAATGTAATATCTGGAGGAGTTGTTGATAGAACATTTAATCCAACTGAAAAATTACAGGAAGCTGTAATTGAAAGAAAAGAAATGCAATATCTATATAATGATGGAGAATTATATTACTTTATGGATCAGGAAACATTTGAACAGATTCCTTTAAATAAAGATAAAGTCGAAGAAGCAATAAGATTCTTAAAAGAAAATATGTTTGCAACAATAAAATTCTTTAAAGGAGAAGCTTTTTCAGTTGAAGCTCCAAACTTTGTTGAACTTCAGATTACTGAATCTGAACCAGGAGTTAAAGGAAATACAGCTACAAATTCATTAAAACCAGCAACACTTGAAACTGGAGCAATTGTAAATGTACCAATGTTCGTAAATGAGGGAGATGTCATCAGAATAGATACAAGAACTGGTGAATATATGGAAAGAGTATAA
- the pyrR gene encoding bifunctional pyr operon transcriptional regulator/uracil phosphoribosyltransferase PyrR, with product MNIKAVLLDQKAINRTIIRISHEIIERNKGVDNLVLVGIKTRGYPLAVRIADYINSIEGKKVLVGHVDIYPYRDDIMSLDDIPKVKNHDIGVPIKDKKVIIVDDVLFTCRTVRAAIDAIMDSARPMFIQLAVLIDRGHKELPIRADYVGKNIPTSKFEQISVKLTEIDGEDSVKIYEP from the coding sequence ATGAATATAAAAGCAGTTTTATTGGATCAAAAGGCTATAAATAGAACAATTATAAGAATTTCACATGAAATTATTGAGAGAAATAAAGGAGTAGATAATCTTGTTTTAGTTGGTATAAAGACGAGAGGATATCCTCTTGCTGTAAGAATAGCAGATTATATAAATTCTATAGAAGGAAAGAAAGTCTTAGTCGGACATGTTGATATATATCCTTATAGAGATGACATAATGTCACTTGATGATATACCAAAAGTAAAAAATCATGATATTGGAGTTCCTATAAAGGATAAAAAAGTAATTATAGTGGATGATGTACTATTTACATGCAGAACAGTAAGAGCTGCGATAGATGCTATAATGGATTCTGCAAGACCTATGTTTATTCAGCTCGCAGTTTTAATTGATAGAGGACATAAAGAACTTCCTATAAGGGCTGATTATGTAGGAAAGAATATTCCAACATCGAAATTTGAGCAGATATCAGTAAAATTAACAGAAATAGATGGGGAAGATTCTGTAAAAATATATGAACCCTAA
- a CDS encoding RluA family pseudouridine synthase produces the protein MEDIKIKVCECYDGLRIDKFLTSELKKKSRSHIQILIKNHNVTANSKIIKSNYKVKTDDIIEIKEEEPKLLKAVPQNIKLDILYEDSDVIVVNKPQGMVVHPANGNPDGTLVNALLYHCKDLSSINGVIRPGIVHRIDKDTSGILVAAKNDYAHNILSMQLKEHSMNREYIALVNGILKSDSGKINKPLGRNPKDRLKMAIVEGGKRAVTNYSVLERFKEYTLIKCVLETGRTHQIRVHMASIGHPLVGDPLYGYKKQHFKLKGQMLHAKKLGFIHPVTKEYMEFVKDEPEYFKEIINKLRNIR, from the coding sequence ATGGAAGATATTAAAATAAAAGTTTGTGAATGTTATGATGGTTTAAGAATAGATAAATTTTTAACTAGTGAACTTAAAAAAAAGTCACGTTCACATATACAGATACTTATAAAAAATCATAATGTCACAGCTAATTCTAAAATAATAAAGAGCAATTATAAAGTTAAAACAGATGATATAATAGAAATTAAGGAAGAAGAACCAAAGCTTTTAAAAGCAGTTCCACAAAATATTAAGCTTGACATTTTATACGAAGATTCTGATGTTATTGTTGTAAATAAGCCTCAGGGAATGGTTGTTCATCCAGCAAATGGGAATCCAGATGGAACTCTTGTTAATGCTCTTTTATATCATTGCAAAGATCTTTCTTCAATTAATGGTGTTATAAGGCCTGGAATTGTTCATAGAATTGATAAGGACACTTCGGGTATACTTGTAGCTGCAAAGAATGATTATGCACATAATATTTTGTCAATGCAGCTTAAAGAACATTCAATGAATAGAGAATATATTGCTCTTGTAAATGGAATACTAAAATCTGATAGCGGAAAGATAAATAAACCACTTGGACGGAATCCTAAAGATAGATTAAAGATGGCAATAGTTGAAGGTGGAAAAAGGGCTGTTACTAATTATTCTGTTTTAGAAAGATTTAAAGAATATACTTTAATTAAATGTGTATTAGAAACAGGTAGAACACATCAAATACGTGTTCATATGGCTTCAATAGGTCATCCACTTGTTGGAGACCCTTTATATGGATATAAGAAGCAACATTTTAAGCTTAAAGGACAAATGCTTCATGCAAAAAAACTTGGATTTATTCATCCTGTTACTAAAGAATATATGGAATTTGTAAAAGATGAACCAGAATATTTTAAAGAAATAATAAATAAGCTCAGAAACATTAGGTAG